One stretch of Rathayibacter festucae DSM 15932 DNA includes these proteins:
- a CDS encoding sigma-70 family RNA polymerase sigma factor, which produces MTRDDSTRPSTADEAQATEETETIEETVEEALDDAAPDAPVDLRALFEQQALPFIDQLYAAGLRMTKNPSDAQDLVQETFAKAFGAFKQFEQGTNLKAWLYRILTNTFINSYRKKQREPYQSAIDELEDWQLGGAESTTATSSRSAEAEAIDHLPDTAVKEALQAIPEDFRLAVYFADVEGFSYQEIADIMKTPVGTVMSRLHRGRRMLRERLTDYARERGIRAAFTTGSTK; this is translated from the coding sequence ATGACTCGCGACGACAGCACACGCCCCAGCACCGCCGACGAGGCGCAGGCGACCGAGGAGACCGAGACGATCGAGGAGACCGTCGAGGAGGCTCTCGACGACGCCGCTCCCGACGCTCCGGTCGATCTCCGCGCGCTGTTCGAGCAGCAGGCGCTGCCCTTCATCGACCAGCTCTACGCGGCCGGCCTGCGGATGACGAAGAACCCCTCCGACGCCCAGGACCTCGTCCAGGAGACCTTCGCGAAGGCGTTCGGCGCGTTCAAGCAGTTCGAGCAGGGCACGAACCTCAAGGCGTGGCTCTACCGCATCCTCACCAACACCTTCATCAACTCGTACCGCAAGAAGCAGCGCGAGCCGTACCAGAGCGCGATCGACGAGCTCGAGGACTGGCAGCTGGGCGGCGCCGAGTCGACCACCGCCACGTCGAGCCGCTCGGCCGAGGCCGAGGCGATCGACCACCTCCCCGACACCGCCGTCAAGGAGGCCCTGCAGGCGATCCCGGAGGACTTCCGGCTCGCCGTCTACTTCGCCGATGTCGAGGGCTTCTCGTACCAGGAGATCGCCGACATCATGAAGACCCCCGTCGGGACCGTGATGAGCCGGCTGCACCGCGGCCGGCGCATGCTGCGCGAACGACTCACCGACTACGCACGCGAGCGCGGGATCCGCGCCGCTTTCACCACCGGGAGCACGAAATGA
- a CDS encoding zf-HC2 domain-containing protein gives MTDCGCTKAKAELEEYLHNELCKEDAADIREHMANCPDCSGEAKVGVVLTVAVQRACKETAPEDLRAQVLGMLRDAQASHAAAPARV, from the coding sequence ATGACCGACTGCGGCTGCACGAAGGCGAAGGCCGAGCTCGAGGAGTACCTCCACAACGAGCTGTGCAAGGAGGACGCCGCCGACATCCGCGAGCACATGGCGAACTGCCCCGACTGCTCCGGTGAGGCGAAGGTCGGTGTCGTGCTGACCGTCGCCGTGCAGCGCGCGTGCAAGGAGACGGCGCCGGAGGACCTCCGCGCCCAGGTGCTCGGCATGCTGCGCGATGCGCAGGCGAGCCACGCGGCGGCTCCGGCGCGGGTCTAG